TGATGAATCTTTCCAGCCCGAATTTAGTCGTGCCATATTTTCTGGCTCTGTGTTCAACTACTTTTTCTCCAATCTTATCAAATCCGGCTTGCTTAGCCATAACCGGAATATATCTGTGCATTTCACCGTAGATTTCTATTGATTTTATCACCTTACTGTTATAGGCTTTTAATCCACAATTGAAATCGTGTAATTTGATACCGCTGCTAATACTGGTTACATAATTAAAAAACTTGGATGGAATTGTTTTGGAAACCGGATCGTGTCTGGTTTTTTTCCAGCCGGAAACCAGGTCATAACCATCAGATTTTATCATTTTATACAAACCGGGAATTTCGTCCGGGCTGTCTTGTAAATCTGCATCCATAGTAATAACAACTTTCCCCTGACAAATTTTAAAGGCTTCGTTCAGGGCTGCTGATTTGCCGTAGTTTCGCATAAACCGAAAGGCCTTAACAGAAGAATCAGATTCAGATAACTTTTTAATTACCTCCCAGGAGTTGTCGCGGCTGCCATCATCGGCAAAAATTATTTCGTGCGTGAGATTATGCTCATTAGTGACTTTTTTTATCCACTCATAAAGCTCAGGCAACGACTCCTCTTCATCAAAGAGAGGAATCACTATGCTCAATTCCGGTTTGGTTATATGGCTGTTTGTATTATGCAATTTCTTGATTTTCCGGGGGGTTAGTTTTAACAAATAAGCTCGCTATTACGGATACTATAAGTCCCACTATGCAATATACTATGAAAGAAGAAATGGCCATAATCGCCGGGGAAACAAAAAACTCTATAAATCTAATCGATTGATTTTCTTCGATTTCTGACATATTTTGATCATAAATAGTCTGCTTGCTTTGCTCTAAAATCAGCTGCATTAATTCAGGATCTATGTATTTGTAAAATATAAAAGTATAAATACTGCCAATCAATGAAGCAATTGCAGTGACAATTATCCCGGTGACAAAAGCTTTTCCGAAGGGGAAGTAGCTTTCAGTTTCAGCATTTTTCTTACCGGTTATGCCCATCACTATGGAGAATATCAATATCCCGTAGAAAATAAAAATAATAGAACTGTGACTATGAACATTTAGCAGATAGGTAAGTATAGATACTAAAATTAATCCAAAGCCCCCTATTAAGCCCCACAAAACAGCAGGGTTCATGTTTTCCTCAGATACATTTTGATTCGGTGTTTCCATTTAGTCTTGATTTATTTTACGAAAATATAAACTTCCTCTTTAATTTCACTTACTATTATTCCAATATGCCCCTCTTTTGGTAATTACTCCACTTACTCTACCGGTCATTTCTTTGTTTAAAAAAGGGTTATTATTTGATTTGCTTTTTTTATTTTTCGAATCGTATGTCCACTTTTCTTCAGGATTAAAAATGGTATATTCAACTTCCTGGTTTATGTCAATTATCGGAACCGGTAAACCGGCTATATTTCTCGGGTTTATAGAAAGCCAATTTACGATTTCCTCATTCGTAACTTTAAAATCAAAAGCTTTTAAAACTGCCGGGTAAAGTGTTTCAAGGGATTGCATACCGTATGCGGCAATATCCAGTTCTACGT
This genomic interval from Chitinophagaceae bacterium contains the following:
- a CDS encoding DUF4199 domain-containing protein, which produces METPNQNVSEENMNPAVLWGLIGGFGLILVSILTYLLNVHSHSSIIFIFYGILIFSIVMGITGKKNAETESYFPFGKAFVTGIIVTAIASLIGSIYTFIFYKYIDPELMQLILEQSKQTIYDQNMSEIEENQSIRFIEFFVSPAIMAISSFIVYCIVGLIVSVIASLFVKTNPPENQEIA
- a CDS encoding glycosyltransferase, whose translation is MTKPELSIVIPLFDEEESLPELYEWIKKVTNEHNLTHEIIFADDGSRDNSWEVIKKLSESDSSVKAFRFMRNYGKSAALNEAFKICQGKVVITMDADLQDSPDEIPGLYKMIKSDGYDLVSGWKKTRHDPVSKTIPSKFFNYVTSISSGIKLHDFNCGLKAYNSKVIKSIEIYGEMHRYIPVMAKQAGFDKIGEKVVEHRARKYGTTKFGLERFINGFLDLMSILFVTRFGKKPMHFFGTWGVVMFSIGMLILLYLSVGRLAFHAYGMTSRPLFFFAIVFVLLGAQLFLTGFLAELVSRSSADRNNYLIDEKISNS